A window of the Plasmodium falciparum 3D7 genome assembly, chromosome: 3 genome harbors these coding sequences:
- a CDS encoding pre-mRNA-splicing factor PRP46, putative gives MKDVCVTTDLNNKFIKDEEKENVLLKRSLLLSKNMYLGNDILTPYNYNLLAYDQNINKRITILDEDNDDDNVINKELKEISTLALSDGNNRKTHEELYKENELKNRRRNIRENVLKKLTCIKMNINMRELDEYSCVKKLYIKKCENNDIQKENDINKKNKKKHKKKKKQSIISSIINDDETYRNDNNYNNYYNIIDNLNYNIHEEKNNNNNNNVNTENSLLPYTNDGKINNTNNLNNFGPIIKKSDDNILSSDVLKHIKTLDIHKKIKKPKWHFPYKLYRVILGHSGWVNCVDVDISNEWFATGSNDRLIKIWDLASCKLKLTLTGHINSIRDIKISKKNPYLFSCGEDNRVKCWDLEYNKVIRDYHGHLSGVYCLSLHPSLDLLMSGGRDAVVRVWDIRTKSSVFVLSGHTGTVMSICSQSVEPQVVSGSQDKMIRLWDLNNGKCRISLTHHKKSIRSLSIHPFEYSFCSCGTDNVKVWCGADAEFDRNITGFNSIINCSLIKQDPYFNDSSILILGSNNGQLHFYDWSSGYKYDTLSNKVVPGTVECENSTLSMAFDKSESRLITTHGDKSIKIWKENEDATPENFPIKWNPYENFKF, from the exons ATGAAAGATGTTTGTGTTACTACcgatttaaataataaatttataaaagatGAAGAGAAGGAAAATGTATTATTGAAAAGAAGCTTGTTGTTATcgaaaaatatgtatttaggaaatgatatattaacgCCATATAACTATAATTTATTGGCTTATGAccagaatataaataaacgaATAACAATCCTtgatgaagataatgatgatgataatgttaTTAATAAAGAACTCAAAGAAATATCAACTTTAGCTTTATCAGATGGGAATAATAGAAAAACGCATGAAGAATTATACAAAGAAAATGAGCTAAAAAATAGAAGACGTAATATAAGagaaaatgttttaaaaaaattaacttgtataaaaatgaatattaatatgaGAGAATTAGATGAATATTCTTGTGtaaaaaagttatatataaaaaaatgtgaaaataatgatatacaaaaagaaaatgatataaacaagaaaaataagaaaaaacataaaaagaaaaagaaacaatCAATTATTAGTAGtattataaatgatgatgaaacatatagaaatgataataattataataattattataatattatagataatttgaattataatatacatgaagaaaaaaataataataataataataatgtaaatacaGAAAATAGTTTATTACCTTATACAAATGatggaaaaataaataatacaaataatctAAATAACTTTGGTcccataataaaaaaatcagatgataatatattaagtaGTGAtgtattaaaacatataaaaacttTAGacattcataaaaaaatcaaaaaaccGAAATGGCATTTCccttataaattatatagagTAATTTTAGGACATTCTGGTTGGGTTAATTGTGTTGATGTTGATATAAGCAATGAATGGTTTGCAACTGGATCTAATGATCGTTTAATTAAGATATGGGATTTGGCTAGCTGcaaattaaaattaacatTAACAGGTCATATTAACAGTATTAgggatataaaaatatctaAAAAAAATCCTTATCTTTTTAGTTGTGGTGAAGATAATAGAGTAAAATGTTGGGAtttagaatataataaagtaaTAAGAGATTATCATGGACATTTATCAGGTGTATATTGTTTATCATTACATCCATCTTTGGATTTATTAATGAGCGGAGGAAGAGATGCTGTTGTGAGAGTGTGGGACATAAGAACAAAAAGTTCTGTTTTTGTATTATCTGGTCACACAGGTACTGTTATGTCTATATGTTCTCAATCTGTAGAACCTCAAGTAGTTTCGGGTTCTCAGGATAAAATGATAAGGTTATGGGATTTAAATAATGGGAAATGTAGAATTTCTTTAACGCATCATAAGAAAAGTATAAGGTCTTTGTCTATACATCCATTTGAGTATAGTTTTTGTAGTTGTGGTACAGATAATGTAAAAGTGTGGTGTGGTGCGGATGCAGAATTTGATAGAAATATTACAGGGTTCAATTCTATAATTAACTGTAGTTTAATTAAACAAGATCCATATTTTAATGATTCTTCTATTTTAATATTGGGAAGTAATAATGGCcaattacatttttatgattGGTCAAGtggatataaatatgatacgTTATCAAATAAGGTTGTACCTGGAACGGTGGAATGTGAAAATTCAACCCTTTCGATGGCTTTTGATAAAAGTGAAAGTCGATTGATCACAACACATGGGGACAAATCAATTAAG atTTGGAAGGAAAATGAAGATGCAACTCCAGAGAATTTCCCGATAAAATGGAATCcttatgaaaattttaaattttaa